Proteins encoded by one window of Bactrocera oleae isolate idBacOlea1 chromosome 4, idBacOlea1, whole genome shotgun sequence:
- the pAbp gene encoding polyadenylate-binding protein: protein MNSGGPNYQMASLYVGDLHQDINEAGLFEKFSTAGPVLSIRVCRDVITRRSLGYAYVNFQQPADAERALDTMNFDLIRNKPIRIMWSQRDPSLRRSGVGNVFIKNLDKSIDNKAIFDTFSAFGNILSCKVATDEKGNSKGYGFVHFETEESANTSIEKVNGMLLNAKKVYVGKFIPRKEREKELGEKAKLFTNVYVKNFGEDFDDEKLKELFEPFGKITSYKVMVKDDGKSKGFGFVAYETTEAAEAAVDALNGKDMGEGKVLYVARAQKKAERQQELKRKFEELKKKRQESVFGVNLYVKNLDDSVDDERLRKEFSMYGTITSAKVMTDEEGRSKGFGFVCFISPNEATCAVTEVNGRVVGSKPLYVALAQRKEDRKAHLASQYMRHMSGMRMQQLGQIFQPNAAGGFFVPTMAPGQRFFGPQVTQPIRNTPRWAPQVRPAAGVQGLTQTGAAAAAGSFTNAAAMAATGNAQFRPAAAAARGQPQTVQGAHAAAAAANTMRNTGARAITGQQTVTAGNIPMAGAPITAGGAQQRAANYKYTANMRNPPPQPVQQQPQVQPMHQKGQEKLIASLLANAKPQEQKQILGERLYPMIERMHPLMAGKITGMLLEIENSELLHMIEDQDALKAKVEEAVAVLQVHRVAEPTN, encoded by the exons ATGAATTCTGGAGGACCCAACTATCAAATGGCATCACTTTATGTTGGCGATTTGCACCAGGATATTAATGAAGCtggtttatttgaaaaattttcaaccgCTGGTCCGGTATTATCCATTCGAGTTTGCCGTGATGTAATTACACGTCGTTCACTGGGTTATGCCTATGTAAATTTCCAGCAACCAGCCGACG CGGAACGCGCGTTAGATACGatgaattttgatttaattcGTAACAAGCCTATACGTATTATGTGGTCGCAACGGGATCCTTCTTTGCGTCGGTCGGGTGTGGGAAACGTCTTTATTAAAAATCTTGATAAAAGTATtgacaataaagcgatttttgACACTTTTTCTGCGTTTGGCAACATATTGAGTTGTAAAGTTGCAACCGACGAAAAAGGCAATTCAAAAGGATATGGTTTTGTACATTTTGAAACCGAAGAATCGGCTAACACATCGATAGAAAAGGTCAATGGCATGTTGTTAAATGCTAAAAAAGTCTACGTAGGTAAATTCATTCCACGCAAGGAACGCGAGAAGGAATTGGGAGAAAAAGCAAAACTGTTTACCAATGTGTACGTAAAGAATTTTGGCGAAGATTTTGATGACGAGAAGTTGAAAGAGTTATTTGAGCCTTTCGGGAAAATAACCAGCTATAAG GTAATGGTTAAAGACGATGGCAAAAGTAAAGGTTTCGGCTTCGTAGCCTATGAAACCACCGAAGCAGCTGAAGCCGCTGTTGACGCTTTAAATGGAAAGGATATGGGTGAGGGTAAGGTATTATATGTTGCCCGTGCGCAGAAGAAAGCAGAACGCCAACAAGAACTAAAACGCAAGTTCGAAGAATTAAAGAAGAAACGGCAAGAATCGGTATTTGGCGttaatttgtatgttaaaaaCTTGGATGACAGTGTAGACGATGAACGACTACGCAAAGAATTTTCGATGTATGGTACAATTACATCTGCCAAGGTTATGACTGATGAAGAGGGTCGTTCTAAAGGTTTTGGATTTGTCTGCTTCATTTCGCCCAATGAAGCAACCTGTGCCGTCACTGAAGTGAATGGACGTGTTGTCGGTTCAAAGCCATTGTATGTAGCTTTGGCTCAACGTAAAGAAGACCGTAAAGCACATTTGGCATCGCAATACATGCGACACATGTCTGGCATGCGTATGCAGCAATTAGGTCAAATATTCCAACCAAACGCCGCGGGCGGCTTCTTTGTACCAACCATGGCGCCAGGACAACGTTTCTTTGGTCCACAAGTGACCCAACCGATTCGTAACACACCCCGATGGGCACCACAGGTGCGCCCTGCCGCTGGTGTACAAGGCCTCACACAGACTGGAGCTGCAGCTGCTGCAGGTAGCTTCACAAATGCCGCCGCTATGGCAGCAACCGGTAACGCCCAGTTCCGCCCAGCAGCAGCGGCTGCCCGTGGCCAACCGCAGACAGTTCAGGGCGCGCACGCTGCAGCAGCCGCTGCCAACACAATGCGCAATACTGGCGCTCGCGCTATCACAGGTCAGCAAACAGTTACTGCGGGCAATATACCAATGGCTGGAGCACCAATTACTGCAGGCGGAGCTCAACAACGCGCTGCCAATTATAAATATACCGCCAACATGCGCAATCCACCTCCACAACCGGTCCAACAACAACCGCAAGTGCAGCCAATGCACCAAAAGG gtcAAGAGAAACTGATTGCTTCTCTATTGGCTAATGCTAAGCCAcaggaacaaaaacaaattttaggtGAACGCTTGTATCCTATGATCGAGCGCATGCATCCACTAATGGCTGGCAAGATTACTGGAATGTTGTTAGAGATTGAGAATTCCGAATTGCTGCACATGATAGAGGATCAAGATGCTTTGAAAGCTAAAGTTGAAGAAGCTGTTGCTGTTCTGCAGGTCCATCGTGTTGCTGAGccaactaattaa
- the Pcl gene encoding polycomb protein Pcl, with protein MNSASYDSNVHQDHHCVQHQAPNERLSHLTNIQPALGNFFLPPASNLPIPEHQQSIQLQLPNVSTCAEKGPEISTHSVPITTNGTTGLFGPRQMPLTTALGKSFFNTTVPGLQPSSQRFYGGVATTSLTSTSSNSVQQTNRPQHQHGNTILITNNFSANQYGTSAQIQPRTTSEVVNSRSSAVDTLTGCYHNGNASNIRIITTLPNALQQQQQQHIYNMAKDIETAGHDDIIQLPQFYHTPHQQSAYTQHLSTALPTHFAQQHFSAPTSSPTALHITQDDAQHQFFMSMTNNANGGVATANNISSDSKLMSTLTEESSTVAEAVNTSPTLVSSPATTTTSSNSTLVLDRINICINNHYSDTSGTNSGIESTATVATSAITSPDNTYSLATHAPQQPSPIIPAIHHKVVLDPVSTGGAIHTDSYASNDSTLVIDEPDSTTTTPHTPPTTPENSSSPPLLLNLAPTRNTMASQSTSQIIIGNALIEAKRNNVTSQTTVCTPLKRRLVDKTLSSASAEAFATITHSIDLLDDEECEYVISDEENATVTERVTKTNEISENSIVEIEDNDVEFSTPEAIRMKNTVKCDDASSPNLILQQHNIAVLHDSSEDADLNLIKSVSPQSPAPVKLTQTAANETATSVTLLTPPTPTTTSSNSLDSLIDDKKAANSSVSLSEASFTMGEDVFIRKDDGRQYLGTVIGSSPDTEISKLQKIQYLIRFDDNSELWCGIEEMRRLENSGGNGNAQMCVACKRIQEQDVIETCEDCRRGYHRSCTRETTPGSGVWFCLRCSKPMKDRAKIVDKHLCMSLAQNNRYKNSDGISKISSSSQRNAPPDIYEFRIEENEIFTSDDEIPIKHIMEKSRKIKDSIQNVNTSCLRQKSVKKHNNSDTVLCEKISVLDDENANYANSTIQTCHSIRKDKIKEKDVSPLMTPQCLTGSIKQLTDESEFDCKIDDRTLMSNTVNPNSASLVYNNVSSIVSERNSRKRKAFKLSNSYKEVAAEAAAKRYDSSRVCDSSSDENSSSSRGTSLDVIIPPPKNFLGLNNPFRLITPKKNMHASQTTGTSSGCVQNLLNFNRSGTMIKSSIFNTTALDFSSKLAALKSAGIFPNLSTSNLAKAAGQPRTVRTIKRRLSAKDITIGPNQEVRRRRTRRLSSNVEVISTTTINPIPRNFFPIHAKDLLTTQTQLTTTNTTRVLSTFNKQQNQRQTTTAATASFSSISSSSSSSSSPPGSMSSGVDTQVEIIQQAKPLHGRRLRQRPQKISPANSRRSSISSASTVSSTNSSSNITLAALQQQQQALHKSNNKNANANANSIQDLKQSVKEYFGGAVNRIESGEQFCIRAKRQLADGQRQYLIEWGDVATASLHGQLTQKISPTTTKFTTATVEYEH; from the exons ATGAATAGTGCTTCTTATGACTCAAATGTTCATCAGGATCATCATTGCGTTCAGCATCAGGCCCCGAATGAACGTTTATCACATCTTACCAATATTCAACCAGCCCTTGGTAACTTTTTCCTTCCTCCTGCTTCGAATTTACCCATACCTGAGCATCAGCAATCAATACAATTACAACTTCCAAATGTCAGCACATGTGCAGAAAAGGGACCCGAAATTAGCACACATTCTGTACCGATTACAACTAACGGAACAACTGGATTATTCGGTCCACGTCAAATGCCATTGACTACTGCTTTGGGCAAATCTTTTTTCAATACGACAGTCCCGGGATTACAACCATCATCACAGAGGTTTTATGGCGGAGTAGCAACAACATCTTTAACTTCTACATCATCAAATTCCGTACAACAAACGAACCGGCCGCAGCATCAACATGGCAATactattttaataacaaataacttCTCTGCAAATCAATATGGAACTTCAGCGCAGATACAACCACGAACAACTTCAGAAGTTGTGAATAGCAGATCGTCAGCAGTTGATACACTCACGGGTTGTTACCACAATGGGAATGCCAGTAATATTCGTATAATTACAACACTGCCAAAcgcgttacaacaacaacagcaacaacatatatataacatGGCCAAAGATATTGAAACAGCTGGGCACGACGATATAATACAACTCCCACAGTTCTATCATACACCACATCAGCAATCTGCTTATACTCAGCATTTATCTACAGCATTACCAACACATTTCGCACAACAACATTTTTCTGCTCCAACTTCATCGCCGACTGCTTTGCATATTACACAGGATGATGCTCAACACCAATTCTTTATGTCTATGACAAATAACGCAAACGGTGGCGTAGCGACAGCAAATAACATTTCATCTGATTCTAAGCTGATGTCAACTCTTACAGAAGAATCTTCAACGGTTGCTGAAGCAGTTAACACCTCACCAACATTGGTGTCTTCCCCCGCCACAACAACGACAAGCTCGAACTCAACTCTTGTGTTGGATCGtattaatatttgtatcaaTAATCATTATAGCGATACTTCCGGAACGAATAGTGGTATAGAATCTACCGCAACAGTGGCGACTTCTGCTATAACATCTCCCGATAATACATATTCTCTAGCTACTCATGCCCCGCAACAGCCATCTCCAATTATACCAGCAATCCATCACAAAGTAGTGCTGGACCCGGTCAGCACTGGTGGAGCGATACATACCGATTCTTACGCTAGCAACGATTCTACATTAGTGATTGATGAACCGgactcaacaacaacaaccccaCATACTCCACCCACCACCCCCGAAAATAGCTCTTCGCCAcctttgttattaaatttggcGCCTACGAGAAATACAATGGCTTCGCAATCAACATCTCAAATAATAATCGGAAATGCATTAATTGAAGCTAAAAGAAATAATGTAACATCACAAACAACGGTATGTACACCTTTAAAAAGGAGATTAGTGGACAAAACCTTATCTAGTGCTTCAGCGGAAGCATTTGCAACAATTACGCACAGTATTGACCTACTAGATGATGAAGAATGCGAATACGTCATTAGCGATGAGGAGAATGCAACTGTTACTGAAAGAGTGACCAAAACGAATGAAATATCTGAAAACAGCATTGTCGAAATAGAAGACAATGATGTGGAGTTTTCAACTCCGGAGGCAATACGCATGAAAAACACTGTTAAATGCGATGACGCTTCTTCTCCGAATCTTATATTACAGCAACATAACATCGCAGTTCTGCACGACTCAAGTGAAGATGCAGATTTAAACCTAATAAAATCGGTGTCACCACAATCGCCTGCACCCGTAAAATTAACGCAAACTGCTGCTAATGAAACAGCCACATCAGTAACTCTTCTTACACCACCAACACCCACTACTACGTCGTCCAATTCACTTGATAGTTTAATAGATGACAAGAAAGCTGCAAATTCATCTGTTTCTTTATCGGAGGCCAGTTTTACGATGGGTGAGGATGTGTTTATCCGAAAGGATGATGGCCGCCAATATCTGGGAACGGTCATCGGCAGCAGTCCTGATACTGAGATAAGTAAGCTGCAAAAAATTCAGTACTTGATACGTTTTGACGATAACTCAGAGCTATGGTGCGGCATTGAAGAGATGAGGCGGCTGGAAAATAGTGGTGGGAATGGTAATGCTCAAATGTGTGTAGCTTGTAAGCGTATCCAAGAACAAGATGTTATAGAAACATGTGAGGATTGTCGACGTGGCTATCATCGTAGTTGTACCAGAGAAACCACACCGGGCAGCGGTGTATGGTTTTGTCTTCG TTGTAGTAAACCTATGAAGGATCGAGCAAAAATAGTGGACAAACATTTGTGCATGTCGTTAGCTCAAAACAACAG ATACAAGAATAGTGACGGAATTTCCAAAATCTCGTCGTCTTCACAACGGAATGCTCCTCCAGATATATATGAATTTCGTATTgaagaaaatgaaatatttacttcaGATGATGAAATCCCCATTAAACATATTATGGAAAAGAGTCGCAAAATAAAGGATTCAATACAAAATGTAAACACAAGTTGTTTGAGGCAAAAATCAGTCAAAAAGCATAATAATAGCGATACTGTATTATGTGAGAAGATATCGGTTTTGGACGATGAAAATGCTAATTATGCTAATAGTACAATACAAACCTGTCATTCAATAAGAAAAgataaaatcaaagaaaaagaTGTATCTCCGTTAATGACACCCCAGTGTCTAACTGGTAGTATTAAACAGCTCACAGATGAGAGTGAATTTGATTGCAAAATCGATGATAGGACACTTATGTCTAATACAGTCAACCCTAATTCTGCGTCATTAGTATATAACAATGTGTCGTCAATAGTGTCAGAGCGGAATAGCCGTAAGCGCAAAGcatttaaattatcaaattctTACAAGGAGGTTGCTGCTGAGGCAGCTGCTAAGCGTTACGACAGCAGCCGTGTCTGTGATTCGTCATCGGATGAGAATTCGTCCAGTAGTCGAGGTACATCGCTTGATGTTATCATACCACCGCCGAAAAACTTTTTAGGTCTTAATAACCCATTTCGCTTAATTACACCTAAAAAGAATATGCACGCATCCCAAACGACAGGAACTTCATCGGGATgtgttcaaaatttattaaattttaatcggAGCGGTACAATGATTAAAAGCAGTATTTTTAATACAACAGCCTTAGACTTCAGCTCTAAGCTGGCAGCGCTTAAAAGCGCAGGTATATTTCCAAATCTAAGTACAAGTAATTTAGCCAAGGCTGCCGGACAGCCCCGAACAGTACGCACGATCAAGCGAAGACTGAGTGCCAAAGACATAACAATTGGTCCGAATCAGGAGGTGCGGAGGAGACGAACTCGTCGCCTATCGTCGAATGTAGAG GTTAttagtacaacaacaattaatccAATTCCTAGGAACTTTTTCCCTATACATGCCAAAGACTTGCTTACTACACAAACCCAgctcacaacaacaaatacgaCCAGAGTATTGTCCACAtttaacaaacaacaaaatcaacgtcaaacaacaacagctgcaacTGCATCATTTTCATCAATATCATCATCGTCGTCATCGTCTTCGTCGCCGCCAGGCTCAATGAGTTCGGGTGTGGATACACAAGTAGAAATAATACAACAAGCTAAACCGTTGCATGGTCGACGTTTGAGGCAACGTCCGCAAAAGATTTCACCCGCTAATAGTCGCCGTAGCTCAATTTCTAGTGCAAGCACTGTATCATCGACTAACTCATCCAGCAATATAACGTTGGCAgcattgcaacagcaacaacaggcTCTACataaaagtaataacaaaaatgCGAATGCGAATGCGAATAGTATACAAGATCTTAAACAATCCGTTAAGGAGTACTTTGGTGGAGCAGTGAATCGCATTGAATCTGGTGAACAATTTTGCATCCGTGCCAAACGACAATTGGCCGATGGTCAGCGGCAATATCTAATTGAATGGGGCGATGTGGCAACAGCTTCGTTGCATGGgcaattaacacaaaaaatatcgccgacaacaacaaaattcacaacAGCGACGGTAGAATATGAGCACTAA
- the LOC106618656 gene encoding dynein regulatory complex protein 10 has product MSNKNEYENAEMSAERAAQVASVMRIVNESIEKLKISLLIPRVLENPLTVRRHLKGTKYEKCWHAIQSFLIIKKTNEKKFNPEENLQLLQLIDMFHENYEMLHSLPDWLDELSDEDKSLLNAFALLQNIAQERLSKSAMAELAKEKKIHQVYHDNEQMKKNIAEFQGKLHNQKINLRWKLAAKDGVIKKYEADLAFKKWDNNVRIREELVKSSRRIHNIHMASVIKQKELEEELERTKTAYEKMLKQNLLHEKEVRDEKNKLLLQLQALLKKFDQNIGEKIKENVYLQEEYDEQKKQFDEFLIEYQREEAEYEAIVKTKEEEDRRKHEERVMLFMMTRAAKIIQRAFRRYRRSKKKVDKKKGKKKRN; this is encoded by the exons ATGAGTAACAAAAACGAGTATGAGAATG CTGAGATGTCTGCCGAGCGAGCTGCTCAGGTTGCCAGTGTCATGCGTATTGTAAATGAgtctattgaaaaattaaagatatCGTTGCTGATTCCTCGCGTGTTAGAGAACCCATTAACGGTGAGAAGACATTTGAAAggaacaaaatatgaaaagtgCTGGCATGCCATACAATCGTTCTTAATTATAAAG AAaacgaatgaaaaaaaatttaatcctgAGGAAAATTTACAACTGCTACAACTAATTGACATGTTCCATGAAAACTATGAAATGTTACATTCTTTGCCCGATTGGCTGGATGAATTGAGTGATGAGGACAAGTCTCTATTGAATGCTTTTGCACTATTGCAAAATATAGCTCAAGAACGATTGAGTAAGTCGGCGATGGCCGAGTTAGCAAAGGAAAAGAAAATTCATCAAGTTTATCATGATAACGAGCAGATGAAGAAAAATATAGCAG aATTCCAGGGGAAATTACACaatcaaaaaattaacttgCGTTGGAAGCTAGCTGCAAAGGATggtgttattaaaaaatatgaggCCGATTTAGCTTTTAAAAAATGGGACAATAATGTGCGCATTAGAGAAGAATT GGTGAAGTCCAGTAGACGAATTCACAACATCCATATGGCCAGTGTTATAAAGCAAAAGGAACTGGAAGAAGAACTCGAGAGAACAAAGACAGcttatgaaaaaatgttaaagcaAAATCTCTTACATGAAAAGGAGGTTCGTGATGAAAA aaataaactaCTCTTACAATTGCAAgctttgttgaaaaaatttgacCAGAATAttggtgaaaaaattaaagagaaCGTTTACCTACAAGAAGAATACGACGAGCAGAAGAAACAGTTTGATGAATTTCTTATCGAATATCAACGAGAGGAGGCTGAATATGAAGCCATCGTTAAAACAAAAGAGGAGGAAGATCGTCGGAAGCACGAGGAACGTGTAATGTTATTCATGATGACCCGTGCTGCGAAAATTATCCAACGGGCTTTTCGGAGATATCGTCGTAGCAAGAAGAAAGTTGATAAAAAGAAGGGCAAAAAGAAGCGcaattaa